A region of the Pungitius pungitius chromosome 8, fPunPun2.1, whole genome shotgun sequence genome:
caaaacaaaagcacagagGCTTTCTGTTAAATATTTTCCTACATCAGCAGTGGTTGACAGTTTTTGAATTTTTGAGACGAAATAGTCGTCGTGTTTATACTGTTGGCACACGTTTCTTCTCTTGTTTAATTCCCGTCTAAATCCATCGTGTTTCTGGGCTTTTGCATGCAAAATGTCTGCATCGGTTGTCGTGGTAACGACCTACATGTGTGCATGTTCGCTAGCGCGTGGTGCCATTCCCGACAACGAGCTGCCACCAAAGATGGAAATGTGTCCTCTCAGTCTCAGTGTTGTACTCGCGCTTTGGGCCCAAATCGCGGCCGGCGGGTCTGTGTACCTGGTGCAAAGATCAGTAAAGCGAACACTTACTTCTTCCCGTTAGGAGCCGGTGGTCTGCAGGCATCCCTGTGGACACGGACCGTTAGGGTTGCCACGCGTCCCTTAAAATACGTAGTTGTCCTGTATTTGATAATGGAAAAAATCGCGTCCCGTTTTCAATCAATACGTATTTTCcgagttgtcttcaatgcagcatcctGTGCAAATAATCCCGCccgaattctgtgaagactcgtcctaTTCGCCCCTCATTGGGTAATTGATGCaaaagtacagacagaagtcgcCCCCCACCCGTCGTCCGTGTCATCCCTTTCGTTTCTGTATTGAGGGTGTCAACCCGAGGGACAGCGATGTCTAAAATCCATCCAATGCGTCCCAGAACTAGAcgggctctgattggctctcgTTGCTGAACAGTATCAGCACTGTTAATCATTTATAGAACTACTTTTGATTCAATTCAATACAAACCAAAGAGTAGTATTTGGAAAGTGTCTTTTCGTGAGACATCTGACCGCATCGTCGTAAGTGTTCCACGATGAGGGAGCGCCGCGGGGGGTTCCTTCCCTAACCCGGGATTACGTCGCAGCGCGGCTGCTCCGTCCGCTTTAGTCATCTCACATGTTCCAGTTTGTCGTATCAAACCTTCTTGCAGGCTGAATTGGTGCCTCAGCTTCAGGTTAGTGTTTACGATTTGACTCTTTGCATGAAGGTGGGTCTGAAGTCGACAAGCAGAGCAGCagactcccacaatgcaacctgTCGATGCCCCTCGTCGCTCAAAGGTCGCTCAGCGTCGGCCGTGGCGCGCGATTAACAGGCACTTCGCCGGGCTTCATTTAACGCGGGAAGCTTTCACACTCCGAGGCggcgcgtcggggggggggggggggtgcggcggCACCGTGCTGCCTAATTAAAAGTTGGAGGCACGCTAATTGTAAATGGCTTCAGAGGATGCTGGTGGGCTCACTGTTAAACTCAAGCTACTCAGGCAGCTAATTAAAAAGAATgaagatataaaaagaaaatcagttACAGATTGCAATTAATGCAGCCCGTGGGCCCGCCTCGTTAGCGGGGGCTCCCGCCTCGGTCGGCCCGTCTGAGAGCGAGCGGGAAGGAGAACTGCTCTCCACGTGTTTTTCATCCCACTTTCATGAACCAGTTATTAACAGCTAAAGCCAGCGATAAGCAATCATGTGCACAAGAGatgaacaaagaaaaggaaaaaaacgaaAGCGTGTTGCTATGGCAACCGGCAGTGgggaggattttattttgaagggcagTTGTCTCTTTAAATTCACCTTGTGTCCTCCGTCTGTGGAGCGATCAAAAGGTGTGACAGGTAGATAAAGCATGGCGCCAAAAGCGGAGGGAGAAGGcccagagagggggagagaaaagggagaggtGTTTGGGGGGAGGGAAAAGGAGTTGAAAGAGCTTCATCGCTGAGGGGTTTGCTTTTTCTCATGTCTTCGCTTAAATGTCGTCCACACCGAGCGTCTCAGGGGGAACTGCTCACGATTTGGTTGGCAGAGCATTGTGGGTTTATTCTGGGAGCTTCCTCCCACATCATGGAGAGACCCCCACCCTACCGCTTGTGGGAATGACACTGGGGGGAACAAACCAAGGGAACAAACTTAGTTCTGCTGTTAATCAGAGCGGGGGTGGTGGTCTGATTGTCACTCAGCGATGTGGAGGATGTAGAACTTGAGGACAGAATGTTCACTCAGCATTTTCCTTGAGATGAGAACACCTGGTAGCAGCTGCGGGGGGGTGCTGTTTGAAGGATAATTCTGAATAAGACGGATGATTGATTCAATCCAATGATTCGTGTCTGATCAAGTATCGCTCACAGAGATCTCATGAGATGGGATTGTTTCCAGGGAGACAAAGTAGGATAAAAGGATGTTCAATATAAAGGCTGAATATGTATGAAATATAAATACCTTACCACTTGCCCCTTTACAAATAGTTGTATCTCCATTTACACTGTTCCTCCTGTCCACACAACATCTCTTCTGTCCATCCTCTGTACTCTCCCTGAGGattcttccttccttctcccctttaaaggggaggggggggtcggaggagtttttcctgtgtggcTCTGAGGAAAAGGGAtattgggctatacaaaataaacatgaTTTAATGGATTCCTAAATGGCAACAGAGGCTGATGTTAATCTTTACTTCAGTAAATGCAGCTGCTGACCCACATCTTCCAACACCACCCAGGATTCCACAACGTCTTCGGGGGGGTTGAAACCGTCTCTTGCTGCTGGGTTCCATGCAAATGTCAACAAGGATGAGAAAGAAGCAACGTGGCTCTCTCCTTAGCTCCATCCAGACCCAGCTCCTGAAAGATCAATGTGTTCTATTACTTTTCACCACTTGCTGGAGTGATTACTGAGCCCTGAGAAGTTTAGGGTTCTACAAACGTAAGACACATCGTGCTGTGAAGCTATACTTTACACTTTAGTACTGTAGTGAATGTACTCTGTTACTTTGCACCTTTACATATGGTCTGCACTGGTCTTTGCTGAAGATGCTTCCCACACTggtctttttcctctctctctatttctccctctctgcctatTGCACCTCTTAACCCGCTTTGCCCTGGTATCTCTCCCCCAGGGCCCTGCGTGAGgtggagcgcccccccccccccccacccccccacctcccaccctcCAGGAAAGGAGAGCTCCCTGTAATTGAGCCTCGATCCCCTCAGTTCCTGCTGATCGATCAAAAAGCTCCCTGACTTCTGGCCTCCCCCCTTCAGCCCCCCCTGAGTCTCCCCCGGTGGTCATGGCGGTGCCTTCAGCCCACGAGTTCCACTGGCAGAGCCTGGCGCGTCTGCCCAGCGGCCGCGTCTACCACTCGCTGTCCGAGGTGGGGGGGCAGATGTACATGCTGGGGGGCTGCGATGCCGCTGGGAGGCCCTGCCCGTCCCTGGATCTCTACTCGCCCGAGGTACCACAACCAATGCACCACGGACGCTAATGCTTCCTGTTCTGGCTGTCAATACAGACGTCAGAGCAGAAATGATCCAGTCAAACATGTAAAGTGTAAGAAAACGGCAAGAAAAAGATGGAttatagaaataataaatacatccaCTGCAAAGTGCTGTTTGTACAGTAGCTACATtgtaattccccccccccccaccctgcaaaTCTACCACGATTTATTCAAACTTGAGTTACCTTAAGACCCCGAAGACACTGTAACAAATCAATTAatttaaattgtaaataaaCAAGCTCTGCGTAGGACGCTAAATTCAGCACTGAGGGTGGtgcattaaatcaaatgaaaatcacAACTCCCCCGCTAACACAaactggttctggttctgtccGCAGGGCGACCGCTGGGTGGGCCTGCCCCCCATGCCCACCCCACGCGCCGGGGCGGCCGTGGTCGTGCTGGGAAAGCAAATCCTCGTggttggaggggtgggggaggaccAGAGCCCCCTGAAGGTGGTGGAGATGTACAACACGGAGGAaggcaggtggaggaagagaagcgCCCTGCGGGAGGCCCTGATGGGCCTGTCCATCACCCTGAAAGGTACGCAGTGACCGGGGCTCACGCGTGTTCACACTGCACTGCTTCTCCCCCTCGATGGCCACGGAGTAATCTtcgggccacacacacacacacacacacacacgcacacgcggtGCTCGGCCCAGCGGTGCATCATCAGCATCGGCTGGAACGCAGACAGATCGCcggcctcctccatcctcccaaACAATCGTCCCATCGACGGAGCCTCTGCTCGCGGTTCCATCCccagacaacaaaaacaatccaAATTGTCTGCCAAAATGATCGATGGGGCcaaattaaaaccaaatatGCTATTTCTGAATGCATAGTCGGTCACCAAATGGATATTGGCATTTTCAGAATCGTTATTTTCAAGataatgactttttttgtgaAACTTACCTTCCTTTTTGTAGTAAGTAAATATGAGTAATTTCTGAAGACAAACATCATGAACCGCAGACTCTTTCCACTTCACCCTTCAGGGGTGCAGTGTCGCTCGCGTCCACACTCACCCACGTGCATTCTTGCGGTCGAGGTGTGACGCCGAGGTGCCAGACGTGGACTCTCTTGTTTTATCGCGCTGCtgctgtcctcccccccccaacgagGTGTCTCCATCTGCTGGGATTGGTCTTTGGCAAGCTGCTCATTCTTGAGCACGGTTGTTATTGTTTGACTCATTTTAGCACCCAGACTGTGCACAAAGATGCACAACGTGACAGTCAAACCAAAATATCTTcatcgccccctggtggccggcTGGGGTAGAATTCCCTTCCATGTTAgcggacattaaaaaaaagtcttaataTATTGTGTCTAAAGGTGGTTTCTGTCCTTTTTAGGTAGTTCTTATCACGTTCAAAAAGATAATACCTTGATAATTTTGTGTTAAAGTATTTGATGCTATGAAAAGGCTGCTCTGAAAGAAGTGGTCACTTGTTAACTTTcccataaataaaatatatttctgaGTAGCTGTGTCCTATCCAGGCAGCTACTGTGGTGCTGACCTACCAGCTAGCAGGCTAACCAGGATGTGATTTTTCTCGGCTTGTGGTTGGCTCAGGTATCTGTGTGGGCGGGACATTGTCCCTGTGTTGCCGCCCTTTGAACACACCTCTGTACACTAATAAGCACAGGGGGTAAAGACGCTTCATCCATCGTTTTATACAGTCAATGATGAAACGATAACTGCCTCAACGTTCTAATTGTGTCCTGTCTGCGTGCAGATGGCCGGGCGCTGGCTGTGGGGGGAATGGGTGCCGACCTGCTCCCTCGTAGCGTCCTGCAGCAGTACGACCTTCGAAAGGACGTGTGGGCTCTACTTCCTCCCATGCCGACCCCTCGCTACGACGCCAACGCGCAGCTGCTGGGCAACAAGCTCTACGTAGCAGGTGGGAGCCCACCGGCCCGGCTCTGTCCGTCACGGTCAAACCGTCTGAACTCCAGAATGTAACTATTCTTTTCCCAACGTCTCTCAGGCGGGCGCCAGTGTAAGCGACCCGTGAAGGCCTTCGAGGTGTATGACGCAGAGACGCGCTCTTGGACTACACTACCCAGCATGCCCTGTAAGCGATCGTACGGGGGCGTGATATGGGACGCAGCCGGGAGGCTGTGTCTGCTCGGAGGACTGCGGCAGGGAGGAGGACACCAGAGCTCCAAGTTCACCAAGAACGTCAACATCTTTGACACCAACCAAGGTACGAAACACCTAAATATATTTATGGACCTCCTTTTATAGCTTTAGTCAAAATAAATGGTAAATAAATGGCCACACTACAAATGCTACGTGAGAAACCATCTATATCTCAAAACATGTCCAAATGAATTGCACATAAATGAGCAATCTTTCCAGTGGGACTAGCTTACATTACAATGACAAGTTGGAAAGAGACCCTAAACTAGCTCTGTACATTTAAATGAGTTGACTATTTGGTTTTTAGTTCTTCACACGGAGAGGTTTACACATCCAAGTCTGCTCACAGGTTTTTGGGAGTAACTCTGCTTACCGGTTGTACGAAGTCTGAGGATCTGCCTCAAAGGGCCGCACTTGTTGCATTCTGGGTATTATAGGAACCAGGTTTTGAGAAGGAAGTATACTTTTAATAAGTTGTTGTCCTGTCTTAGTGCTAAGCAAGGCTAAATCCCTCATCAGTTCCATGCTGTACTAACAACTTCCAATATTAACGCACCGCTGTGAGCGACACATTAACCAATCTCATAAAAAAAGCTTAGGAGTCATTCTGAAATGTTTCCTTTAACACCCGAGGTCACTCACACAAAAATAGAATTACTTTAAAAAACTAGTTTTATCGCCTCCTTCGCAGAGACGTCCCCGCTATGTGAACAAATTGAGGAGGGACCGGAAGGAGAAGCGACAATCGATAAGTCCTTTTATTCAGTTGGAAGCCAAATAAAGCAGAATGTGGGAGTGGAAAAGTTAATGTGAGATTAGgagtgtgagggagggagggg
Encoded here:
- the klhdc8a gene encoding kelch domain-containing protein 8A, translated to MAVPSAHEFHWQSLARLPSGRVYHSLSEVGGQMYMLGGCDAAGRPCPSLDLYSPEGDRWVGLPPMPTPRAGAAVVVLGKQILVVGGVGEDQSPLKVVEMYNTEEGRWRKRSALREALMGLSITLKDGRALAVGGMGADLLPRSVLQQYDLRKDVWALLPPMPTPRYDANAQLLGNKLYVAGGRQCKRPVKAFEVYDAETRSWTTLPSMPCKRSYGGVIWDAAGRLCLLGGLRQGGGHQSSKFTKNVNIFDTNQGAWLKSDETVAMKTKRADFAAAFLRGRAVVAGGLGHEPLALDTVEAFHPQRKKWERLAPMNFPRCSTSSIVIRDRLLVVGGVNQVPSSAHEILYVKEEEYL